In Carassius auratus strain Wakin unplaced genomic scaffold, ASM336829v1 scaf_tig00000254, whole genome shotgun sequence, the following proteins share a genomic window:
- the LOC113068881 gene encoding putative beta-lactamase-like 1, producing MKVKWTKLGMVFFLLLSFVMTGCLIWQYRLPKAKPVDKSYAKEVKEEKMCPLFPEPVPLEHPIPVLMQALDKVDAILRTSIDATKLPAISAIVIFNDSVLWNGKFGRRNGSDPTSSPVNEHTIYRIASLSKIFPTLMLYKLWEDGKVSSLDDPLGKYVKNFTIKNPLEKRRNHDLKATSNGVSTREAQVHVSSVTLRRMASQLSGLPRRLRATTLLWKGNTQAAVDLLQDDVLVADPGTKCHYSNLAFSLLAHVMAEKVAGMDYQQWVSENILQPLRMEDTGFEITSQIKKRMAIGVYSSGYPAPLYDLGWYRPSGQMYSTPADLAKLAMMLLGAYHPVLQPETLKTMLTSLFRCENSYFAEQTGTPWEVNEQLGYDIIRKDGDLDGYSASISLVPRLKLGLVILMAGTKPEDEDLVAKVYSSLIPAMESAFRDAPCVFNPTPDPDPYIGYFTYSNITFYEIKADAVGVLSLEQFGPQVDTMVPMKYRSLKLSYLQDRVFRVVFEKEYPCQLKLNAAWVSLESQDGQLFNFYIFNKKGLSPGFDVPGLNTYKVTRIPRKPIFSG from the exons ATGAAAGTGAAATGGACAAAATTAGGAATGGTCTTCTTTCTGCTTCTCTCCTTTGTAATGACGGGCTGTTTGATTTGGCAGTACAGACTTCCCAAAGCAAAACCAG TGGATAAAAGTTATGCAAAAGAAGTGAAAGAGGAGAAGATGTGCCCACTTTTCCCTGAGCCTGTACCATTGGAGCACCCGATACCTGTCCTCATGCAAGCTTTGGACAAG GTGGATGCAATTTTGAGGACCAGCATTGACGCAACAAAACTGCCGGCCATCTCTGCCattgtaatatttaatgattCTGTATTGTGGAATGGTAAATTTGGCAGAAGGAATGGAAGTGACCCCACATCTTCACCAGTAAATGAACACACAATTTACAG AATTGCAAGCCTGTCTAAAATCTTCCCCACCTTGATGCTCTATAAACTTTGGGAGGATGGAAAAGTGAGTTCCTTGGATGACCCCCTGGGGAAATATGTTAAGAACTTTACCATAAAAAACCCTCTAGAGAAAAGAAGGAATCATGACTTGAAGGCCACCTCTAACGGCGTGAGCACTAGAGAGGCTCAAGTCCACGTCTCCTCAGTTACCCTGAGAAGGATGGCCAGTCAGCTGTCAG GTTTACCCAGGCGGCTCCGGGCAACTACTTTACTGTGGAAAGGCAACACTCAGGCTGCTGTGGATTTATTACAAGATGATGTTCTCGTGGCTGATCCTGGAACAAA ATGCCACTACAGCAACCTGGCCTTCTCCCTGCTGGCCCACGTGATGGCAGAGAAGGTAGCGGGGATGGATTATCAGCAATGGGTGTCTGAAAATATCCTGCAGCCACTGAGAATGGAGGACACTGGATTTGAAATCACCTCTCAAATAAAGAAACGGATGGCGATAGGTGTTTACTCAAGCGGCTATCCCGCACCCCTCTATGACCTTGGCTGGTATAGACCATCAGGGCAAATGTACTCCACACCTGCAGACTTAGCCAAACTAGCAATGATGCTTCTGGGGGCATACCATCCAGTTCTCCAACCTGAGACTCTCAAAACCATGCTAACTTCTCTGTTTCGCTGTGAAAATAGCTACTTTGCTGAACAAACTGGCACACCGTGGGAGGTCAATGAACAGTTGGGCTATGACATAATCCGCAAAGATGGAGATCTGGATGGTTATTCAGCCTCAATCTCCCTCGTACCTCGCTTGAAGCTGGGGTTGGTCATCCTAATGGCTGGAACCAAACCTGAAGATGAGGATCTGGTGGCTAAAGTCTACAGTTCACTCATCCCCGCCATGGAAAGTGCCTTCAGAGATGCACCTTGTGTTTTCAATCCTACTCCGGACCCTGATCCCTACATTGGTTACTTTACTTATAGCAACATAACGTTCTATGAGATCAAAGCAGATGCAGTTGGAGTGCTTTCTCTGGAGCAGTTTGGACCTCAAGTAGACACGATGGTTCCCATGAAGTATAGAAGTTTGAAACTCAGTTATCTGCAGGATAGGGTCTTCAGGGTGGTGTTTGAGAAGGAGTACCCATGTCAGCTCAAACTTAACGCTGCTTGGGTGTCTCTTGAATCTCAGGATGGGCAGCTTTTCAACTTTTACATCTTTAATAAAAAGGGGCTCTCACCAGGATTTGATGTCCCAGGGTTAAACACTTATAAAGTCACACGGATACCTCGCAAACCAATTTTCAGTGGTTGA